Proteins co-encoded in one Rhodococcus sp. PAMC28707 genomic window:
- a CDS encoding glycosyltransferase, producing the protein MMRPLRIALLGSSNFPIAEPFAGGMEAHIWQLAHTLTERGHIVTLFAAEGSSVEVTGGNLRVARLELSAISKADITTPALAVSEHHAYLSVMMDLAGDLRDSFDIIHNHSLHYLPIAMSPTVQTPMLTTLHTPPFAWLESAIAVSASPASSFVAVSEHAARQWAPVLGEVHVVPNGISTQRWPEGPGGDYAVWSGRMVPEKAPHLAIDAARMAGVPLRLAGPVSNTEYFRDHIEPRLDDSVTYAGHLRQRELATLVGGASVALVTPVWEEPYGLVVAEALACGTPVAAFERGGIPEILTPACGRLATADSVEGLATALVHAAALSRSDARARAETASSETVMVDHYSELYEHMIRETTGRRGAA; encoded by the coding sequence CTGATGCGACCACTACGCATTGCGCTGCTCGGTTCATCGAATTTCCCTATCGCCGAACCGTTTGCCGGCGGTATGGAGGCGCACATCTGGCAACTCGCCCACACCCTGACCGAACGCGGCCACATCGTGACGCTTTTCGCCGCAGAGGGGTCTTCGGTCGAGGTCACCGGCGGGAATCTTCGCGTCGCACGACTGGAACTGAGTGCGATTTCCAAAGCCGACATCACCACACCCGCGCTGGCAGTGAGCGAGCATCACGCGTACCTGTCGGTGATGATGGATCTGGCGGGCGACCTGCGAGACTCCTTCGACATCATCCACAATCACAGCCTGCATTACCTTCCCATTGCCATGTCTCCGACAGTGCAGACGCCGATGCTCACCACACTGCACACTCCCCCGTTCGCCTGGCTGGAGTCGGCCATCGCTGTGTCGGCGAGTCCTGCGTCGTCGTTCGTCGCGGTCAGTGAGCATGCAGCTCGCCAGTGGGCACCCGTGCTCGGCGAGGTTCATGTCGTCCCCAACGGCATCTCGACGCAGCGGTGGCCGGAAGGACCCGGCGGAGACTATGCCGTCTGGTCCGGTCGTATGGTGCCGGAGAAGGCGCCCCATCTTGCCATCGATGCCGCGCGGATGGCCGGAGTTCCACTTCGCCTCGCCGGACCTGTCTCGAATACCGAGTACTTTCGGGACCACATCGAGCCGCGACTCGACGACTCGGTGACCTACGCCGGCCATCTTCGTCAGCGGGAGCTCGCGACACTCGTCGGTGGCGCGTCTGTCGCTCTGGTCACGCCCGTCTGGGAGGAGCCCTACGGCCTGGTCGTCGCCGAAGCTCTGGCGTGTGGAACCCCGGTCGCCGCTTTCGAACGCGGTGGGATTCCGGAGATCCTCACCCCCGCCTGCGGCCGTCTCGCCACCGCGGATTCGGTGGAAGGCCTGGCAACTGCCCTCGTCCACGCCGCAGCACTCTCCCGAAGCGACGCCAGGGCCCGTGCCGAGACGGCATCCTCGGAAACTGTGATGGTTGACCACTATTCGGAGCTTTACGAGCACATGATTCGTGAGACGACGGGTCGGCGAGGTGCGGCATGA
- a CDS encoding glycosyltransferase has product MIGYYAHHHGSGHVARAASIAAELDEPMTVLSSRTRSSEHAHLDWLTLPLDLDSTAMGDRASDLDPTASGVVHWAPIGVRGLTERMAMIAEWVARTRPRLIVVDVSVEVALFVRLLGVPVVTVAMPGDRTDEQHQLVYRIATAIIAPWSNNVYDPASLHAFSTKTTYVGSISRFDGRPRTSNATTEPIVFVLGGAGGTSLTKKDVDEAAELNSEYTWTAAGLDAQTWIDDVWPHLCAASVVITHAGQNALADVASAAVPAVVVPQDRPYGEQDATADALAGAGVAVVAPSWPSPDRWRTLLADAVRLGSSGWHRVEASGAARRAARLLSETAVG; this is encoded by the coding sequence ATGATCGGGTACTACGCGCATCATCATGGATCGGGGCACGTGGCTCGTGCGGCGTCGATCGCCGCTGAACTCGACGAACCGATGACCGTACTGTCCTCGCGCACGCGATCTTCCGAACACGCTCACCTCGACTGGCTGACGCTGCCTCTCGACCTGGACTCGACAGCGATGGGCGATCGAGCGTCCGATCTCGACCCGACTGCATCGGGGGTGGTGCACTGGGCACCGATCGGTGTCCGCGGGCTCACCGAGCGCATGGCGATGATTGCCGAGTGGGTCGCACGAACACGCCCACGGCTCATCGTCGTCGACGTGTCCGTCGAGGTAGCCCTGTTCGTTCGATTGCTGGGAGTTCCTGTGGTCACGGTCGCTATGCCCGGTGATCGAACGGACGAGCAACATCAGCTGGTCTATCGGATCGCAACAGCAATCATCGCGCCGTGGTCCAACAACGTGTACGACCCGGCCTCGCTTCATGCGTTTTCCACCAAGACCACCTACGTAGGATCGATCAGCCGATTCGACGGGCGACCGCGCACTTCCAACGCGACAACCGAACCGATTGTCTTCGTTCTCGGGGGCGCAGGCGGGACGTCACTGACGAAGAAGGATGTCGACGAAGCGGCCGAACTCAACTCCGAATACACCTGGACGGCAGCGGGACTCGATGCACAAACATGGATCGACGATGTCTGGCCGCACTTGTGTGCGGCATCGGTGGTGATCACGCATGCCGGACAGAATGCACTCGCCGACGTGGCATCTGCGGCGGTGCCGGCAGTCGTCGTGCCCCAGGATCGGCCCTATGGTGAACAGGACGCCACCGCCGACGCACTCGCCGGGGCAGGAGTGGCCGTAGTCGCGCCGTCGTGGCCTTCCCCCGATCGTTGGCGAACCTTGTTGGCCGACGCGGTGCGCCTGGGGTCGTCGGGCTGGCATCGCGTCGAAGCGTCCGGTGCCGCCCGTCGCGCAGCACGACTGCTGTCCGAGACCGCCGTCGGATGA
- a CDS encoding WcbI family polysaccharide biosynthesis putative acetyltransferase, which yields MTADGRTRHYGSFYGVDDDTSDTRPVLLVWGNCQAEALRIVLASSASSPFRTVRVPPVHELTATDIPHVERLLQQTRILIAQPVRAGYRGLPIGTADLTDMAPSITIRLIWPVIRYAGLYPWQIIVRHPSDPSAVPPGVPYHDLRTVLAARDGRMRFDEWDLEISSAGIVDAAQASVAELDRRERRDCDIAISDVLRPLGSAAAHTINHPGNAVLIELGSRILDALGLPGPSSFDRELLGVVRAPLERRVIDALGLDAVVRSSWTVDGEVLEEETVHDQQMSWYAQHPEFVGAALSRYSGLIDILGLPT from the coding sequence GTGACCGCGGACGGCCGAACCCGGCATTACGGCAGCTTCTACGGCGTCGATGACGACACCTCGGACACCCGTCCGGTGCTGCTCGTCTGGGGTAACTGTCAGGCGGAAGCGCTGCGTATCGTGCTGGCGTCTTCGGCGAGCAGCCCATTCCGCACCGTCCGCGTGCCGCCCGTTCACGAGCTGACCGCCACTGATATTCCGCATGTCGAACGTCTCCTGCAGCAGACTCGGATCTTGATCGCACAACCTGTCCGGGCCGGTTACCGTGGGCTGCCCATCGGTACCGCAGACCTCACGGACATGGCCCCATCCATCACGATCCGGCTCATCTGGCCGGTCATTCGGTACGCCGGGTTGTACCCGTGGCAGATCATCGTCCGGCATCCCAGCGACCCCTCGGCGGTGCCTCCTGGTGTGCCCTACCACGATCTTCGGACCGTACTGGCGGCCCGCGACGGGCGAATGCGGTTCGACGAGTGGGATCTCGAAATCTCGTCGGCGGGAATTGTCGATGCCGCGCAGGCGAGCGTTGCCGAACTGGACCGACGCGAGCGGCGTGACTGCGACATCGCGATCTCCGATGTTCTTCGCCCCCTCGGCAGCGCGGCCGCGCACACCATCAACCACCCGGGCAACGCGGTCCTGATCGAGCTCGGAAGTCGTATCCTCGACGCTCTCGGTCTGCCAGGTCCGTCTTCGTTCGATCGCGAACTGCTCGGTGTCGTCCGAGCACCGCTGGAGCGACGGGTGATCGATGCGCTCGGTCTCGACGCCGTGGTGCGGTCCTCATGGACTGTCGATGGAGAAGTGCTGGAAGAGGAGACTGTTCACGATCAGCAGATGTCCTGGTATGCACAGCATCCGGAGTTCGTAGGCGCTGCGCTGAGCCGATACAGCGGTCTGATCGACATCCTCGGCTTGCCGACATGA
- a CDS encoding glycosyltransferase, with translation MPTDHRYITNLAPDTVDMGEPAFFRLPDPRPVDAEETENRWWPPRWLEPRWLTEHIDTFDVFHLHFGFDAVEPARLAAIVGILRAHDKPFVLTVHDLHNPHFANNSMHLAQLGILVTAADEVITLTHAAAAEITARWNTPATVLPHPHVAPLDLIGQVRAGHEREFVIGIHAKSLRANLDPLAVMDVVVCTAAELGNARVQLDIDDEVFAHRDQRGAIGAALTAYNRFRSVDVRVHRRFDDTELWRYLKGIDVSVLPYRFGTHSGWLEACYDLGTAVVAPDCGYYSDQKPCTTYEFGIDRFEPDTLAQALRDVHAARSRTPAASRSERERERTMLSRRHYEIYERALSRSSRILTEAR, from the coding sequence GTGCCCACTGACCACCGATATATCACCAATCTCGCACCGGACACCGTGGACATGGGTGAGCCGGCATTCTTCCGACTTCCCGACCCTCGACCGGTCGACGCCGAGGAGACAGAGAACCGGTGGTGGCCTCCCCGGTGGCTCGAACCTCGATGGTTGACCGAGCACATCGATACGTTCGACGTGTTCCATCTTCACTTCGGGTTCGACGCGGTCGAGCCTGCAAGGCTGGCCGCAATCGTCGGAATTCTGCGCGCGCACGACAAGCCTTTCGTGCTCACCGTGCACGATCTGCACAATCCGCACTTTGCGAACAACTCCATGCACCTGGCACAGCTCGGCATTCTCGTGACCGCCGCGGACGAGGTCATCACTCTTACTCACGCCGCCGCCGCGGAGATCACTGCACGATGGAACACCCCTGCCACGGTGCTGCCACATCCCCATGTCGCACCGCTCGACCTGATCGGGCAGGTGCGGGCGGGCCACGAGCGGGAGTTCGTCATCGGGATTCACGCGAAGAGCCTTCGAGCAAATCTCGATCCGCTCGCGGTCATGGACGTCGTAGTCTGCACCGCAGCAGAACTCGGAAACGCACGAGTACAACTCGACATCGACGATGAGGTATTCGCCCACCGTGATCAGCGGGGAGCAATCGGTGCAGCGTTGACTGCGTACAACCGATTCCGCAGCGTCGACGTTCGGGTGCATCGCCGCTTCGACGACACCGAATTGTGGCGCTATCTGAAAGGGATCGACGTGTCGGTACTACCGTATCGATTCGGCACACACTCGGGCTGGCTCGAAGCATGCTACGACCTCGGAACCGCCGTCGTCGCCCCGGACTGCGGATACTACAGCGATCAGAAACCCTGTACCACATACGAATTCGGGATAGACCGATTCGAACCGGACACCCTTGCGCAGGCACTGCGAGATGTCCACGCCGCCCGCAGCCGGACTCCGGCCGCGTCCAGATCCGAACGGGAACGCGAACGCACCATGCTCTCCCGAAGACACTACGAAATCTACGAACGCGCACTGTCGCGAAGTAGCCGCATCCTGACCGAGGCCCGCTGA
- a CDS encoding NAD-dependent deacylase has translation MNNAELPSAIVTLARSASRVTVLTGAGMSAESGIPTFRDAQTGLWSNFEPAALASPEGWARDSDLVWGWYQWRTELVRRAQPNAGHIALTAWQQRSHLDIATQNVDDLHERAGSKVISHVHGSLFDPRCSECGVHSEPAEEPRDEQSDRVPPPPCPECGGPMRPGAVWFGEPLPESEWTSAVNAVEGADLVLVVGTSGAVFPFAGLPAMARGCGATVVEINPVETEISDIADHRWRTTAAVGLPALVQAL, from the coding sequence ATGAACAACGCCGAGCTGCCAAGCGCCATAGTCACACTCGCGCGTAGTGCATCGCGGGTGACGGTGCTGACGGGTGCTGGTATGTCGGCCGAATCCGGGATACCGACCTTCCGTGATGCGCAGACGGGACTGTGGTCCAACTTCGAACCCGCTGCTCTGGCGAGCCCGGAGGGTTGGGCGCGCGACAGCGATCTGGTGTGGGGTTGGTACCAGTGGCGCACAGAGCTGGTTCGCCGGGCGCAGCCGAATGCCGGTCATATCGCACTGACCGCGTGGCAACAGCGGTCGCATCTCGACATCGCTACCCAGAACGTCGACGATTTACACGAGCGCGCAGGCTCGAAGGTCATATCGCACGTGCACGGTAGTTTGTTCGATCCACGCTGTTCCGAATGCGGGGTTCACTCCGAGCCTGCAGAGGAACCGAGGGATGAGCAGTCGGATCGAGTTCCACCGCCGCCGTGTCCGGAGTGCGGGGGACCCATGCGTCCGGGCGCAGTGTGGTTCGGCGAACCGCTGCCGGAGTCCGAATGGACGTCAGCGGTGAACGCCGTCGAAGGCGCTGATCTCGTGTTGGTCGTCGGGACGTCCGGCGCAGTCTTCCCGTTCGCCGGGTTGCCGGCAATGGCACGCGGCTGCGGGGCAACTGTGGTCGAGATCAACCCCGTGGAGACAGAAATATCCGATATCGCCGATCACCGCTGGCGAACCACTGCGGCAGTCGGATTGCCGGCATTGGTGCAGGCGCTCTAG
- a CDS encoding carboxyl transferase domain-containing protein: MAIDIEANRLEHMRLVAELGEKLDRAALGGSVKSRARHIARGKLLPRDRVNELLDPGSPFLEIAALAADGIYDDECPGAGMIAGIGRVSGRECVIVANDATVKGGTYYPLTVKKHLRAQEIAAQNRLPCIYLVDSGGAFLPRQDEVFPDREHFGRIFFNQATMSAAGIAQIAAVMGSCTAGGAYVPAMSDEAIIVRDQGTIFLGGPPLVKAATGEVVTAEELGGGDLHSKVSGVTDYLADDDRDALRRVRRIVATLGPIPAAQWPILQDRDATVDQQDLYDVVPIDSRIPYDVREVIIRIVDGGEFDEFKSEYGKTLVTGFAHLHGHPVGIVANNGVLFAESAMKGAHFIELCDKRSIPLVFLQNIAGFMVGRDYEAGGIAKHGAKMVTAVACARVPKFTVVIGGSYGAGNYSMCGRAYSPRFLWMWPNARISVMGGEQAASVLSTVRSEQLDAAGKPWSGEEQETFKAPIREQYESQGNPYYSTARLWDDGIIDPADTRTVLGLALSVSAHAPLEPVSYGVFRM; encoded by the coding sequence ATGGCTATCGATATCGAGGCCAACAGGCTCGAACATATGAGGCTCGTCGCGGAACTGGGCGAGAAGCTCGACCGCGCTGCACTCGGAGGCAGCGTGAAGTCACGCGCCCGGCACATTGCCAGAGGCAAGCTACTACCGCGCGATCGTGTGAACGAGTTGCTCGATCCCGGCAGCCCCTTTCTCGAGATCGCCGCGCTGGCAGCCGACGGAATCTACGACGACGAGTGCCCCGGCGCCGGAATGATCGCGGGAATCGGCAGAGTGTCCGGCCGCGAGTGCGTCATCGTCGCCAACGATGCGACCGTCAAGGGCGGCACCTACTATCCGCTCACAGTGAAGAAGCATCTGCGCGCACAGGAAATCGCTGCGCAGAATCGACTGCCCTGCATCTACCTCGTCGATTCAGGCGGTGCGTTCCTTCCGCGGCAGGATGAGGTGTTTCCCGACCGCGAGCACTTCGGGCGGATCTTCTTCAATCAAGCGACGATGAGCGCGGCAGGGATTGCGCAGATCGCGGCTGTAATGGGCTCGTGCACAGCAGGCGGCGCCTACGTTCCCGCGATGAGCGACGAAGCGATCATCGTCAGAGACCAGGGCACGATTTTCCTCGGGGGACCGCCTCTGGTCAAGGCAGCGACAGGTGAGGTTGTCACCGCCGAGGAACTCGGGGGCGGTGACCTACATTCGAAGGTATCCGGGGTGACCGACTACCTTGCCGACGACGACCGGGACGCGCTGCGCCGAGTCCGTCGAATCGTCGCCACACTCGGACCGATCCCTGCGGCGCAGTGGCCGATACTGCAGGATCGCGATGCCACCGTCGATCAGCAAGACCTCTACGACGTAGTGCCGATCGACTCGCGCATTCCGTACGACGTTCGCGAGGTCATCATCCGCATCGTCGACGGCGGGGAGTTCGACGAGTTCAAGTCCGAGTACGGCAAGACTCTCGTCACCGGGTTCGCGCATCTGCACGGACATCCGGTCGGCATCGTCGCCAACAACGGCGTGCTGTTCGCAGAATCGGCGATGAAGGGCGCGCACTTCATCGAACTGTGCGACAAACGCAGCATTCCACTCGTGTTCCTGCAGAACATCGCCGGCTTCATGGTCGGCAGGGACTACGAAGCAGGCGGCATCGCCAAACACGGCGCCAAAATGGTGACCGCGGTCGCGTGCGCTCGGGTCCCGAAGTTCACCGTCGTCATCGGCGGTTCCTACGGCGCGGGCAACTATTCGATGTGTGGCCGCGCCTATTCGCCGCGCTTCCTGTGGATGTGGCCGAACGCTCGCATCTCCGTCATGGGCGGTGAACAGGCAGCCTCGGTACTGTCCACGGTCCGCAGTGAACAACTCGATGCGGCCGGCAAGCCATGGTCGGGCGAAGAGCAGGAAACGTTCAAAGCGCCGATTCGCGAGCAATACGAATCGCAGGGCAACCCTTACTACTCGACCGCGCGATTGTGGGACGACGGAATCATCGACCCTGCGGACACCAGAACTGTTCTCGGACTTGCTCTGTCGGTGAGTGCTCACGCGCCGCTCGAGCCGGTCTCCTACGGCGTTTTTCGGATGTGA
- a CDS encoding galactosyltransferase-related protein, which translates to MKTSVITVVSGRHEHLRGQLRGLARSMLAPEQHIIVAIDDAEIARVVADTESTAQVVDLAAPQGRLPIGQARNEGARVASNGGADLLVFLDVDCIPSPELLTRYHDCATLPAHRAALLCGPVTYLPARSSAWAVEELQAHTDPHPARPNPVAGVVEIGKNFDLFWSLSFALSTDTWNRIGGFHDEYVGYGGEDTDFAAVARSIGVGLRWVGGAHAYHQHHRVSSPPVEHLDDIVRNAALFHRRWGRWPMAGWLDEFERAGRIVRSPDGSIDRIA; encoded by the coding sequence ATGAAGACATCCGTGATCACCGTCGTGTCAGGGCGGCACGAGCACCTTCGGGGACAGCTACGAGGCCTGGCGCGTTCGATGCTCGCGCCCGAACAACACATCATCGTCGCCATCGACGACGCCGAAATCGCTCGTGTCGTCGCGGACACCGAAAGCACGGCGCAGGTGGTCGACCTCGCCGCACCCCAAGGCCGGCTTCCGATCGGGCAGGCTCGAAACGAGGGCGCCAGAGTGGCGTCGAACGGCGGCGCCGATCTTCTCGTTTTTCTCGACGTCGACTGCATTCCGTCACCCGAACTGCTTACGCGCTATCACGATTGCGCAACACTGCCTGCGCACCGCGCGGCTTTACTCTGCGGACCGGTTACTTACTTACCGGCTCGAAGCTCAGCGTGGGCGGTCGAGGAGTTGCAAGCCCACACCGACCCGCATCCGGCGCGTCCGAATCCGGTTGCGGGAGTGGTCGAGATAGGAAAGAATTTTGATCTCTTCTGGTCACTGTCCTTTGCTCTGTCGACCGATACCTGGAACCGTATCGGCGGATTTCACGACGAGTATGTCGGGTACGGCGGCGAGGACACCGATTTCGCTGCTGTGGCTCGCTCGATCGGAGTCGGGTTGCGTTGGGTCGGCGGCGCGCATGCTTACCACCAACATCACCGCGTCTCCTCACCCCCGGTCGAACACCTCGACGACATCGTCCGCAATGCGGCTCTGTTCCATCGCCGTTGGGGACGGTGGCCGATGGCAGGGTGGCTGGACGAGTTCGAGCGTGCGGGCCGCATCGTGCGCAGTCCCGACGGATCCATCGATCGCATTGCATGA
- a CDS encoding TetR/AcrR family transcriptional regulator produces the protein MSTVSPPAESKPTIREQRKAARRLELLDAAAELFAERGYAAVRLEDLGAAVGISGPAVYRHFPNKEAVLVELLVDISDYLLTGGRRVVRNAANASGTISELVDFHLDFALSKPALIRIQDRDLANLPTSARRNVRRKQREYVEVWVLALRGYDPKLHEDDARTKAHAVFGLLNSTPHSIGRSMSSRSREVLKEMADAALMA, from the coding sequence ATGAGCACAGTGTCGCCGCCTGCCGAGTCGAAACCGACCATCCGCGAGCAACGTAAGGCCGCGCGACGCCTCGAGCTCCTCGATGCCGCGGCCGAACTGTTCGCCGAGCGCGGCTACGCAGCCGTACGGCTCGAGGATCTCGGCGCCGCAGTCGGGATCAGTGGACCTGCGGTGTATCGCCACTTCCCCAACAAGGAAGCAGTTCTCGTCGAGCTACTGGTGGACATTTCCGACTACCTACTGACCGGTGGCCGACGGGTCGTGCGGAACGCCGCGAACGCCTCCGGGACAATCTCCGAACTTGTCGACTTCCACCTCGATTTCGCGCTGAGTAAGCCGGCGCTGATTCGAATTCAGGACCGCGATCTGGCGAATCTGCCGACGTCCGCACGACGCAATGTCCGGCGCAAGCAGCGCGAGTACGTCGAAGTCTGGGTCCTCGCACTCCGCGGATACGACCCGAAACTGCACGAAGACGATGCCCGCACCAAAGCGCACGCCGTGTTCGGCTTGTTGAATTCGACCCCGCACAGCATCGGACGAAGCATGTCCAGCCGATCGCGAGAAGTGCTCAAAGAGATGGCCGACGCTGCGCTCATGGCATAG
- a CDS encoding glycosyltransferase — translation MTGTVDIGDGRMLLPDNEWDRVRGPSRTPVVSVIIPYYNQPSQLSLVLAALAEQTYPADRLEVVVADDGSSQPPPIDRWGAQLNIVTVRQEDRGFRAAAARNLGVSVSRGSVLCFLDADTVPTPDYVRAAIRLPSILPDALVVGRRKHLSAAVTEPVWLVDAYERTKDLLHPGWDAYKYMISAVMTCGRSLFDAIGGFDESFVQYGGEDWEFANRAFMAGAVFAYERTALAWHDGPDWAERSVSERTDSKNAEALKLAPLITDPAARSSGLRYRVPDCVVIVASELHSAASLSVTIASAVGAADDCGVWIVGESASDLYRELGLDDSRIHLGEPDGWIRARCRFLVEVTGRVIFGEDSLRRLCAEVGPGAAGGMKVDFAGDSGSGIGDAAVAVWTSRALHRSRRWVAESGRSESELMNALFGVRRAAAATVGVQVAQSEPWLSW, via the coding sequence ATGACCGGCACGGTAGATATCGGTGATGGCCGAATGCTGTTGCCCGACAACGAATGGGACCGTGTGCGCGGACCGTCGCGAACTCCCGTCGTCAGCGTGATCATTCCCTATTACAACCAACCGAGTCAGTTGTCCCTCGTCTTGGCCGCGTTGGCCGAGCAGACATACCCGGCAGATCGACTCGAAGTCGTCGTTGCCGACGATGGATCCTCGCAGCCACCGCCCATCGATCGATGGGGCGCACAGCTGAACATCGTGACCGTCCGACAGGAAGACAGGGGTTTTCGAGCGGCTGCTGCACGGAATCTCGGGGTGTCCGTCTCGCGCGGTTCGGTTCTGTGTTTCCTGGATGCAGACACCGTGCCGACGCCCGATTACGTGCGCGCGGCAATACGCTTGCCCTCGATTCTTCCCGATGCACTGGTGGTCGGGAGGCGTAAACATTTGTCGGCCGCGGTGACCGAACCAGTCTGGCTGGTCGACGCTTACGAGCGGACGAAGGATCTCCTGCACCCAGGATGGGACGCGTACAAGTACATGATCAGCGCGGTGATGACCTGCGGGCGTTCACTGTTCGATGCCATCGGCGGTTTCGACGAGTCGTTCGTGCAGTACGGAGGGGAGGACTGGGAGTTCGCCAACCGCGCCTTCATGGCCGGCGCCGTATTCGCCTACGAACGCACGGCCCTTGCTTGGCACGACGGCCCGGACTGGGCTGAGCGATCCGTGTCGGAACGAACGGACTCCAAGAATGCCGAGGCCTTGAAACTTGCGCCGTTGATCACCGACCCTGCTGCCAGAAGTTCGGGGCTTCGATACCGCGTTCCGGACTGTGTCGTGATCGTAGCCTCGGAGTTGCACAGCGCGGCGTCGTTGTCGGTGACGATCGCGTCCGCGGTCGGTGCTGCGGACGACTGTGGGGTCTGGATCGTCGGCGAGAGCGCTTCGGACCTTTATCGCGAACTGGGACTGGATGATTCGCGGATTCACCTCGGTGAACCCGACGGTTGGATACGTGCGCGGTGCCGATTTCTCGTCGAGGTGACCGGCCGGGTGATATTCGGCGAGGACTCGTTGCGGCGGTTGTGTGCCGAGGTGGGACCAGGCGCTGCAGGCGGTATGAAAGTCGACTTCGCCGGCGACAGTGGTAGTGGAATTGGTGATGCAGCAGTGGCGGTATGGACGTCGCGAGCTCTCCATCGGAGCCGCCGTTGGGTCGCCGAATCCGGACGGAGTGAATCGGAGTTGATGAACGCGTTGTTCGGGGTGCGCCGAGCCGCCGCTGCGACCGTAGGTGTGCAGGTAGCCCAATCGGAGCCGTGGTTGTCCTGGTGA
- a CDS encoding DICT sensory domain-containing protein translates to MTLHYSPICRLDDDAIGGVKIDLDERNDGTDEFGDALHSVSSAALDSTGWMTPLLIGSGVASGTCGAFVVRESSMVDNPAKTLLAVEKARARNSIIAVDDVGGQFASFGILSLIEPDIIVLAPAMSASDPDPYVARATHVLAVQAERTGAVIVASGVDSEAHRVRALELGATFGIGLLYPPMSSPKSLSESASRVVLASRTWSTPDADSTSPFAIASAGRVATRSRKNLLVEMSTHIEWQASVAGPETLVLGTFQHDRHFRGSTKARWQAMAEHSAYTGVCGVGMADTSDTHIHRAPLDPADGMTEEWNVVVLGAHFCCVLSAREMNSGDLGLDREFDYVISHDRCTVVRCAKAILHRFDGPAGACEPH, encoded by the coding sequence ATGACACTTCACTACTCCCCCATCTGCAGACTCGACGACGACGCCATCGGCGGTGTGAAGATCGATCTGGACGAGCGCAACGACGGAACGGACGAGTTCGGCGATGCTCTGCACAGCGTATCGAGCGCGGCACTCGACAGCACCGGATGGATGACGCCGTTGCTGATCGGCAGCGGAGTAGCGTCGGGCACTTGCGGGGCGTTCGTCGTGCGCGAGAGTTCGATGGTCGACAACCCGGCGAAGACCTTGCTCGCGGTCGAGAAGGCCAGAGCACGAAACAGCATAATTGCAGTCGACGACGTCGGCGGACAGTTCGCATCCTTCGGCATACTTTCTCTGATCGAACCCGACATCATCGTTCTGGCACCCGCGATGAGCGCTTCCGATCCCGACCCGTATGTGGCCAGGGCCACGCATGTTCTCGCGGTCCAAGCCGAACGGACCGGCGCAGTCATAGTCGCCAGCGGGGTCGATTCCGAAGCGCATCGCGTCAGAGCACTCGAATTGGGCGCAACCTTCGGAATCGGTCTGCTGTATCCACCCATGTCCTCACCCAAGTCACTGTCGGAGAGCGCGTCTCGTGTAGTCCTCGCGTCGCGCACCTGGAGTACCCCCGATGCCGACTCGACGTCGCCGTTCGCCATCGCATCTGCCGGTCGTGTTGCGACCCGAAGCCGCAAGAACCTGCTCGTGGAAATGAGCACACACATCGAATGGCAGGCATCGGTGGCCGGTCCGGAGACCTTGGTGCTCGGAACTTTTCAACACGATCGACATTTCCGAGGCAGCACGAAGGCTCGCTGGCAGGCGATGGCCGAACACAGTGCGTACACCGGCGTGTGCGGCGTCGGGATGGCCGATACGTCCGATACCCACATCCACCGAGCACCCCTCGATCCGGCCGACGGTATGACCGAGGAATGGAATGTCGTGGTTCTGGGGGCTCACTTCTGCTGCGTATTGTCCGCGCGAGAGATGAACTCTGGAGACTTGGGACTGGATCGGGAGTTCGACTACGTCATCTCGCACGATCGCTGCACGGTGGTTCGCTGCGCCAAGGCCATTCTGCATAGATTCGACGGTCCAGCTGGGGCTTGCGAGCCGCACTGA